In Desulfurobacteriaceae bacterium, one genomic interval encodes:
- the accC gene encoding acetyl-CoA carboxylase biotin carboxylase subunit: MFKKVLIANRSEVATRVIRACKELGIKTVAIYSEADVNSLHVKKADEAYLIHGDPLRAYLNYYKIVDIAKRAGADAIHPGYGFLSERADFAEYARKHGIEFIGPDVKHLKMFGNKIEAKKVMKELGVPVAEGSEDPISDLNEAKEIAKKIGYPVMIKAAHGGGGRGLRIARNDKELESQFEIAVKEAEAAFGKGEVFIEKYIENPRHIEIQIVADKHGNVVHLGERDCSLQRRHQKVLEIAPSPVLTRRQREKLGKICVEAAKAIGYYGVGTWEFLMDKYGNFYFMEVNPRLQVEHTITEEVTGIDIVQEQIRIAAGMNLSFSQKNVQLHGFAMQFRINAEDPTRDFVPSPGTITAYYSPGGIGVRIDGVVYKGYTIPPYYDSMVAKLIVWGRSWDEVIRRSRRALNEFVIRGVPTTIPFFKKILNDPEFVNGRFDTSFIDRKIKEFTFIKEPDPEVLALAISAAIAAHHGL; encoded by the coding sequence ATGTTTAAAAAAGTACTAATAGCAAACAGAAGTGAAGTAGCAACAAGGGTTATAAGGGCTTGTAAGGAACTGGGAATAAAGACCGTTGCAATCTATTCAGAAGCAGATGTTAACTCCTTACACGTTAAAAAGGCAGACGAAGCGTACCTTATTCACGGAGACCCTTTAAGAGCATACCTCAACTACTACAAGATTGTAGACATTGCCAAAAGAGCAGGAGCAGATGCTATTCATCCAGGATACGGTTTCCTCTCAGAAAGGGCAGACTTTGCAGAATATGCAAGGAAGCACGGAATTGAGTTTATAGGGCCTGACGTTAAACACCTTAAAATGTTTGGTAATAAGATAGAAGCCAAAAAGGTAATGAAAGAACTCGGAGTTCCTGTAGCAGAAGGTAGTGAAGATCCAATATCGGATTTAAACGAAGCAAAGGAAATAGCAAAGAAAATAGGCTATCCTGTAATGATAAAAGCTGCCCACGGTGGTGGTGGAAGAGGATTAAGAATAGCAAGAAATGATAAAGAGCTTGAAAGTCAATTTGAAATTGCCGTAAAGGAAGCAGAAGCTGCCTTTGGTAAAGGAGAAGTCTTTATAGAAAAGTACATCGAAAATCCAAGACACATAGAAATACAGATAGTTGCTGACAAACACGGAAACGTTGTCCACCTTGGGGAAAGAGACTGTTCCCTTCAAAGAAGACACCAAAAAGTTCTTGAAATAGCACCATCCCCTGTCTTAACAAGAAGACAGAGAGAAAAGCTTGGAAAGATTTGCGTTGAAGCAGCAAAAGCGATTGGCTATTACGGCGTTGGAACTTGGGAATTTTTAATGGATAAATATGGAAACTTTTACTTTATGGAAGTAAACCCAAGACTACAGGTTGAACACACAATTACCGAAGAAGTAACCGGTATAGACATTGTTCAAGAACAAATAAGAATCGCTGCTGGAATGAACTTATCATTCTCCCAAAAGAACGTTCAGCTTCACGGCTTTGCAATGCAGTTTAGGATAAACGCTGAAGACCCAACAAGAGATTTTGTCCCTTCTCCGGGAACTATTACAGCTTACTATTCTCCCGGTGGAATAGGTGTAAGAATAGACGGAGTAGTTTATAAAGGATACACAATACCTCCTTACTATGACTCCATGGTAGCAAAGCTGATAGTTTGGGGAAGAAGCTGGGACGAAGTAATTAGACGTTCAAGGAGAGCTTTAAATGAGTTTGTAATCCGTGGTGTTCCAACAACCATTCCGTTCTTTAAGAAAATCCTAAACGACCCAGAATTTGTAAACGGAAGGTTTGATACCTCATTCATAGATAGAAAGATTAAAGAGTTTACATTCATTAAAGAACCAGACCCAGAAGTGTTGGCACTTGCAATTTCTGCGGCAATAGCTGCACACCATGGGTTATAA
- a CDS encoding phosphatidylglycerophosphatase A yields the protein MKALMEFIATGFYSGKLPKMPGTWGSILAAILLYLFWKPNLAFQLSVIFITFLLSVVSADYVSKELGNKDPDCVVIDEILGMEIALLGLNASLETAFLGLIIFRVIDIMKPPPIPFFEKLPGGLGITVDDAIAGVFANILLRLIGGIFNV from the coding sequence GTGAAAGCGTTAATGGAATTCATTGCTACTGGATTTTACAGCGGAAAACTTCCCAAAATGCCCGGAACGTGGGGTTCAATTTTAGCAGCTATCCTCCTTTACCTATTTTGGAAGCCGAATTTAGCTTTCCAACTGTCAGTAATATTTATAACATTTCTTTTAAGTGTTGTATCTGCTGATTATGTTTCCAAAGAGCTTGGGAATAAAGACCCTGACTGCGTAGTTATAGACGAAATCCTCGGAATGGAAATAGCCCTTTTAGGACTCAATGCCAGCCTTGAGACAGCATTCCTTGGACTTATTATATTCCGAGTTATTGATATAATGAAACCACCTCCCATTCCTTTCTTTGAAAAGCTTCCGGGAGGATTGGGTATTACTGTTGATGATGCAATAGCCGGTGTCTTTGCCAATATACTCCTAAGGCTAATCGGAGGAATTTTCAATGTTTAA